The genomic interval CATGCGGCGGAAAATCCGCAGCGCTCGCGCAGACAAGCGTTGCAAAAATAAAGAATAATGAGCGCACCTTCATGCGTCGAAGGTGCGCGCGGGCTATGTTGTCCGCAACGCTGCTGCCTGAACGATGGGCACTAAATTCTGAAAGGCTTTAAGGAGTGATTGCTCGATGTAGCACGGAGCCATCAAGCCAGGCTACGAACACGCGCTCGCCCGCAAGGCCTTAGGCGGCGGTCAGCCGGATTGATACGGTGTTGGCGGCGATGAGTTGTCACAGGTGTGTGCTGGCGGCTGCTCCGTGGCCTCTTTGTCGCCGCCGTACACATCCTGAGCTGATTTCTAAACAAATATGCCGGCTGCGATCATCCCACGAATATGCCGACTGCGATCATCCCAACGACAATGAGACCAAGACCTCCGATCAGCATCGGCACCAAAGTGTCAGCAGGATCGAACGATGGTCCATCGACATGGAACTGATTGTATCTGTTAGCTCTGTTCATCATACCTCTCCTTTGTGAAAGACCGCTCCTTGCGGTTGCCAAGACATTGTGTTCACGGCTGAACCATTCGACTCTTTCTGGCATTGCTGTTCCTTCAGTCGCGGATCACGATCGGCGAGGCAGGATCGCGACCTATCCTGCCTAAGCCTTGCTACGGCTAGCCGAGACACCGATGCCGCACGTTCGGGGGTTGCTCTTAAAGATGCATTTCTAATGTATCTTTATCCGCGTCGACCGCAACCGAAACCCCAGCGATGCGGTGACAACTTCCTGTGACTGAGTGCTCTGCACAACTTGGCGACTATGGCACTCTTCGATCATTGATTCGGGGAGGCGCTCGGATGGGCCAGCTGAGTTTCGCGTCGCTCGATTATGCGGCCAAGAAGAAGCGCACGAAGCGAGATGTGTTTTTGGCTGAGATGGCAGGCGTGGTGCCTTGGGTCGCGCTCGAAGCTTTGATCGAGCCGCATTATCCCAAGGCGGGTCCGAGTGGCGGTCGGCGACCATTTCCATTGGCGGTGATGCTACGGATTTATTGCTTGCAGCAGTGGTACAACCTCTCTGATCCCGGCGCGGAAGAAGTCCTTTACGACATTTGCTCGATGCGCACGTTCGCGGGTCTGGAGCTCGGACGCGACACCATCCCCGATGAGACGACCATCTTGAACTTCCGGCATCTGCTGGAGCGTCACGAGTTGACGAAGGCGATATTCGTCGCGATTGCAGAGTTTCTGGAGATTCGCGGTGCTCTGCTGCGTGGCGGCACCATCATCGACGCGACGCTGATCGCGGCATCGCCATCGACGAAGAACAAGGCACAGAAGCGCGACCCCGAGATGCGCTCATCGAAGAAGGGCAACCAGTGGTCCTTTGGCATGAAGGCCCACATCGGTGTCGATGCGACAAGCGGGCTCGTGCACACCGCGGGCGTGACCACAGGCAGTGTGCATGACGCCAAGGTCATGGACAATCTGATCCGCGAGGATGATCGTGCGGTGTATGGCGACAAGGGATATGCCAACGACCGCAAACAACGACAGGCGGAAGCAGCGGGTGTTCTGTGGGCCGTGAAGGCGAAAGCGAAGCCCGGACGCCCGCTGTCGATATCGCAACGCCGGCGCAATCGCCGCTTCGGAAAAATCCGCGCCAAGGTCGAGCACATGTTCCGGGTGATGAAATACCAGTTCGGCTATCGCAAGGTTCGCTATCGCGGCATCGCCAAAAACGGCGCACAGGTCTTCGCGATGCTCGCGCTCGCAAACCTATTCCTTGCCCGCAGGACACTTGCGTCCGCTTGACAAAGCCGCCGGGCGAATGCCGCCCGCGGCAGGTGTAAACAAAAGACCCTTCACCGCCAACGCAAACCTGTTGCGACTACTTCAGAAAAGTGACGTTGCTCAGAGGTTCCCTAAGTTGAATTGCCGTCATTGCGAGGAGCTCAGGGCGACGCGTAGCGTCGTCCCGACTGCGACGAAGCAATCCAGTCTTGGTGTGTGGCTTCTGGATTGCTTCGCTTCGCTCGCAATGACGGTGGTTTGTTCCGCGAATGCGATTGCGGTGGCGAGCGAAGCGTGGAAGAGCTGAGGGATCGCTTTCCTTGGATATCCTGATGCCCAAGATTTTCACCGATGCCGCCGCGATCGCCGACGACATCATCCGTGATGTCGGTCCTCATCTCGTGGTGGGACTGCCGCTGGGGCTCGGCAAGGCCAATCACATCGTCAATGCGCTCTATCAGCGGGCCGCCGCCGATCGCGGTCTCGACCTGACCTTCTTCTCCGCGCTGACGCTCGAAAAGCCGCGACCGTCGAACGAACTGGAAAGGCGATTCATCGCGCCGGTGATCGACCGTCTGTTCGGCGGCTGGCCCGACCTCGATTATGCCGCAGCGTTGCACAAGGGTACGCTGCCGCCGAACATCAAGGTCACCGAATTCTTTTTCCTGGCGGGCAAGTGGCTGCGCAACGCCTATGCCCAGCAACACTACATCGCCGCCAACTACACCCACGCCGCATCCTATATCCTCGACCGCGGCCTCAATGTCATCACCCAGCTTGTGGCGAAGCGTGTCGTCAATGGCGAGACCCGCTACAGTCTGAGCAGCAACACCGACACCACGCTCGACCTCCTGCGCGCCCGCGCTGCGGGCCGGGCGTCGTTCAAACTGGTGGGACAGGTCAATTCAGAATTGCCGTTCATGCCCGGCGCCGGCGATCTGCCGGCCAGCGAGTTCAGCGCCATCCTCGACAGCCCCGACACCGATTTCCCGCTGTTCGCGCCGCCATCCGAGCCGGTGTCGGACACCAAATATGCCATCGGCCTGCACGCGGCGGCGTTGATCAAGGATGGCGGCAGTCTGCAGATCGGCATCGGCCAGGTCGGCGACGCGCTGGCGCAAAGCCTGATCCTGCGTCACCGCGACAATGCGCGGTTTCGGGAGATCGCGGCGCGGCTCGCGCCCGGCAACGCAATGGCGGAAGCCGCGCCGTTCGCAAAGGGTCTTTATGGCGTCAGCGAAATGGTGTTCGAGGCGTTTCTCGGACTGATCTCTGCCGGCGTATTGAAGCGCGA from Nitrobacter sp. NHB1 carries:
- a CDS encoding IS5 family transposase produces the protein MGQLSFASLDYAAKKKRTKRDVFLAEMAGVVPWVALEALIEPHYPKAGPSGGRRPFPLAVMLRIYCLQQWYNLSDPGAEEVLYDICSMRTFAGLELGRDTIPDETTILNFRHLLERHELTKAIFVAIAEFLEIRGALLRGGTIIDATLIAASPSTKNKAQKRDPEMRSSKKGNQWSFGMKAHIGVDATSGLVHTAGVTTGSVHDAKVMDNLIREDDRAVYGDKGYANDRKQRQAEAAGVLWAVKAKAKPGRPLSISQRRRNRRFGKIRAKVEHMFRVMKYQFGYRKVRYRGIAKNGAQVFAMLALANLFLARRTLASA
- a CDS encoding acetyl-CoA hydrolase/transferase C-terminal domain-containing protein encodes the protein MPKIFTDAAAIADDIIRDVGPHLVVGLPLGLGKANHIVNALYQRAAADRGLDLTFFSALTLEKPRPSNELERRFIAPVIDRLFGGWPDLDYAAALHKGTLPPNIKVTEFFFLAGKWLRNAYAQQHYIAANYTHAASYILDRGLNVITQLVAKRVVNGETRYSLSSNTDTTLDLLRARAAGRASFKLVGQVNSELPFMPGAGDLPASEFSAILDSPDTDFPLFAPPSEPVSDTKYAIGLHAAALIKDGGSLQIGIGQVGDALAQSLILRHRDNARFREIAARLAPGNAMAEAAPFAKGLYGVSEMVFEAFLGLISAGVLKREVDGAVLHGGFFLGPQSFYRALREMTPEQRARIQMTAVSFTNELYGDEVARRRARVDARFVNNAMMATLMGAAISDGLDNGQVVSGVGGQYNFVAQAFALEGARSILTLESTRREKRGLVSNIRWSYGHTTIPRHLRDIVVTEYGVADLRGKSDAEVIAAMLNVVDSRFQGDLMRQAKDAGKLPKGYEIPEAHRANFPDRIAAALKPAQAAGLLPPFPFGSDFTEVEQRLIPALETLRDASRSPLALIGLLMEGLRPGDASAQPALARMGLDRPNTFSDRLYRALVNGALKRSGATSS